TGTGCACGTTGGTCGACTTCACGCGGGCGATGGCCTGCATGCCCACTTCGAGGCCGAGCTCCTCGACCGCCTCGCGGGTCAGGAGCGAGACGAGCCGGTGCGGGCCCGCCTGGATCTCGACCTGGGCCGCCACGTCGCCGAGCTTCACGCCGGTGACGATGCCGGGGAAGGCATTGCGCGCGGAGGTGTACGAGGCGTCCTCGTCGTCGCCGCCCGACTGGCCGACCTCGATCGAGAACGCCGCCAGGTCCTGGCCGCGGATCAGGCGGCGGCCGCCCTCGTCGCGGTGGGTGGCGACGCGGCCCGCGTCCGCCCAGCGGCGTGCCGTGTCGGGGCTGACGCCGAGCAGACGCGCCGCCTGCCCGATGGTGTAGGACTGCATGCGCAAAAGACTATGCGGCGGCCCGACGCCCGGTCACATTCCCCCGTCACGCCCCGAAGACAGACCCCGAAGTCACACCCCTGAAGGCACCACGCTGCGTCCCGTCTCGTGGGCGTACAGCGTCGTGCGGTCGCGCAGGGCCGCGTGCACCGCCATCTGCGCGTCGCGGCGGCGCTGGGCCGGGCCGTCGGGCAGGTGCAGCACGCCGGCGTTGCCGCGGGAGCCGCGCTGGATCTCGGCCGTGCGCGGGATGCGCAGGGACTCGTAGTGGGCGAGGCGGGTGCCGGTCGGCTCGTCGGCCGGGGCGGCGAGGCAGGCCGCCAGGTCCATCGCGTCCTCGATGGCCTGGTTGGCGCCCTGTGCCATGAACGGCAGCATCGGGTGCGCCGCGTCGCCGAGGAGCGTGATGTGACGGCTCGACCACTGCCGCAGCGGCGGCCGGTCGTGGAGCGCCCACTGATGGGTCACGTCGACGGCCTCGACGATGTCGGAGACCAGGCCGGTCCAGGAGCCGAACGCGCGGCGCAGCTCCTCCGGGTCGCCGGGCGCCGACCACGACTCGGGCGGCGCGTCCGTCATGGGGACGGTCGCGGCGAAGCTGAGGTAGCGGCCGCCGGACACCGGGTAGCAGACGAAGTGCCCGCCGGGGCCGAGCCAGAGCCGCACGAGGGCCGCACGCGCCTCGTCGGGGAGCCGGTCGACGGGGACGAGGCCCCGGTAGATGCCGAGCCCCGCGAAGACCGGCACGTCGCGCAGGAACGTCTCGCGGACGGTCGAGTGGATCCCGTCGGCCCCGACCACGACCTCCGCGTCGCGGACGGTGCCGTCCTCGAAGGTCAGCCGGGCACCGTCATCGCCCAACTCCTCGGCGCTGCCCAGGCGTTGGCCGAGTCGCAGACTGTCGCGGTCGACCAGTGAGAGCAGCGCCTCGTGCAGATGCGCACGGTGGATCGCGTAGTACGGCGCCCCGAACATCCGCTCGCAGTCATCGCCGAGCGGGGTACGGGCGATGGGGCGGCCGGTCCAGCCGCGTACTTCCATCGCCTCGATGCGCACGGCGTGCTCGCGCAGCGCCGGGCCGAGGCCCAGGCGCAGCAGCGGCCTGATGGCGTTCGGCGAGAGCTGGACGCCCGCCCCCACCTCCGCGAGGCGCCGGGTCTGCTCGAAGACCACGTACGGCAGGTCGTGCGCGGCCAGCGCGCCGGCCAGTGCCAGGCCTCCGATGCCCGCGCCGACCACAGTGATCCGCGGCCGTTCCCCTTCGCCCACTTCCCCGAACCGCACGTCTGGGACCGCCTTCCGCGTCGCTGTGTACCGGCCATGTGCGCGGCGGTGCGAGAGGCCCGGTGGCCCGGGGTCCCGCCCTTCGCCGCTCCCTGAGCATCGGCGGCTCCCGGCCCGCGCGGCAACGCCCGCCACCTTCTGACCTGACAACTGTCGCCGCTTGCGTGACGTCCGTCATCGGAACCGGGCCACGGCCGCTCAACGGCCCCTGGCCGGGCCTAACTTCCTGGTGACAGCGAGATCTGACGACGCCGGGAGGCACACAGTGACGGAAGCGGAGGGACCGCGGTGACCGCGGTGGCCGTGGAGGGCCTGCGCAAGCGCTACGGGGACCACGAGGCCGTACGCGGCGTCGACTTCACCGTCTCGGACGGGGAGATCTTCGCCCTGCTCGGACCGAACGGCGCGGGCAAGACCACCACACTGGAGATCCTCGAGGGCTTCCGCGGCCGGGACGGCGGGAGTGTCGAGGTGCTCGGGCGCGACCCGGGCAAGAAGGCGGACGGCAAGTGGCTGCGCGGGCAGATCGGGCTCGTGCTCCAGGACATCGCCGTCGAGCCGTATCTGTCGGTGCGCGAGACGATCGCGCGTAACGCCGGCTACTACCCCGCGCCCCGCGGCATCGACGAGGTCATCGACCTGGTCGGGCTCGACGAGAAGCGCGACGCGAAGGTGAAGGACCTGTCCGGCGGGCAGAAGCGACGGCTCGACCTGGCGCTCGGCGTCGTCGGCAACCCGCAGCTCCTCTTCCTCGACGAGCCGACGACGGGCTTCGACCCGAACGCGCGGCGCGGCGCCTGGGAGGTCGTCAAGAACCTGCGGGACGCGGGCACCACCATCGTCCTGACCACGCACTACATGGACGAGGCGCAGGCGCTCGCCGACTCGGTCGCCGTGATCGCGGGCGGCGAGATCGTCGCAGCGGGCACGCCCGACACGCTGGGCGGCCGGGACAGCGCGCTGGCCCGGATCCGCTTCCTGCTGCCGCACGGCGCGGCCCTCACCGACGTGCCGCTGCCGGTGAGCGATGTGCAGGAAGGCCTGGTCACGGCGGAGTCGGACGAGCCGACGGCCGCGCTGCACCGGCTGACCGAGTGGGCGCTGGGCCGCGGCACCCCGCTGGAGCGCCTGACCGTGGAGCAGCCCACGCTCGAGGACATCTATCTGGGTCTGACCAGCAAGTACGCGGAACAGGAAGCATCCTCGCCGTCCTCCGAACGCGGGCGCGGGCCGTCCTCGCGGCGAGGGCGCCGACCCGGACGGAGCCGCTCATGACCACCCTGACCCCGACCACGGCCGCCGGCGCCGGGCGCACCGCGCGCACCGAGCGGAGCCCCCTGGCGCTGCTCGGCCACCAGATCCGTTACGAGCAGCTGTCGTTCTGGCGCAACCCGCAGTCGATGGTGTTCACGTTCGTGCTGCCGATCGTGATCATCGCGATCTTCGGCGCGGTGTTCAGCGGCAGCGCCGACGACAAGTTCTTCTTCGGCCTGTCCGGCATGCAGTACTACACGCCGACGATCGCCGCGGTGTCCGTACTGGGCGCCTGTTACGGGCAGTTGGCGATCGTCCTCGCGATGCGCCGGCAGACCGGTGTGCTCAAGCGGCTGCACGCGACGCCGCTGCCGGCCTGGGTCTACTTCACGGGCCTGCTCGTGCACTGCATCGTCGTGAGCGTCGTCGACGTCGCGCTGGTCATCGGGATCGGCTCGCTGTACGACGTGCCGCTGCCGACGCACTGGGGCGCGATCA
The DNA window shown above is from Streptomyces sp. NBC_01445 and carries:
- a CDS encoding ABC transporter ATP-binding protein, giving the protein MTAVAVEGLRKRYGDHEAVRGVDFTVSDGEIFALLGPNGAGKTTTLEILEGFRGRDGGSVEVLGRDPGKKADGKWLRGQIGLVLQDIAVEPYLSVRETIARNAGYYPAPRGIDEVIDLVGLDEKRDAKVKDLSGGQKRRLDLALGVVGNPQLLFLDEPTTGFDPNARRGAWEVVKNLRDAGTTIVLTTHYMDEAQALADSVAVIAGGEIVAAGTPDTLGGRDSALARIRFLLPHGAALTDVPLPVSDVQEGLVTAESDEPTAALHRLTEWALGRGTPLERLTVEQPTLEDIYLGLTSKYAEQEASSPSSERGRGPSSRRGRRPGRSRS
- a CDS encoding FAD-dependent monooxygenase; this encodes MRFGEVGEGERPRITVVGAGIGGLALAGALAAHDLPYVVFEQTRRLAEVGAGVQLSPNAIRPLLRLGLGPALREHAVRIEAMEVRGWTGRPIARTPLGDDCERMFGAPYYAIHRAHLHEALLSLVDRDSLRLGQRLGSAEELGDDGARLTFEDGTVRDAEVVVGADGIHSTVRETFLRDVPVFAGLGIYRGLVPVDRLPDEARAALVRLWLGPGGHFVCYPVSGGRYLSFAATVPMTDAPPESWSAPGDPEELRRAFGSWTGLVSDIVEAVDVTHQWALHDRPPLRQWSSRHITLLGDAAHPMLPFMAQGANQAIEDAMDLAACLAAPADEPTGTRLAHYESLRIPRTAEIQRGSRGNAGVLHLPDGPAQRRRDAQMAVHAALRDRTTLYAHETGRSVVPSGV
- a CDS encoding TOBE domain-containing protein, which translates into the protein MQSYTIGQAARLLGVSPDTARRWADAGRVATHRDEGGRRLIRGQDLAAFSIEVGQSGGDDEDASYTSARNAFPGIVTGVKLGDVAAQVEIQAGPHRLVSLLTREAVEELGLEVGMQAIARVKSTNVHIDLT
- a CDS encoding ABC transporter permease; the encoded protein is MTTLTPTTAAGAGRTARTERSPLALLGHQIRYEQLSFWRNPQSMVFTFVLPIVIIAIFGAVFSGSADDKFFFGLSGMQYYTPTIAAVSVLGACYGQLAIVLAMRRQTGVLKRLHATPLPAWVYFTGLLVHCIVVSVVDVALVIGIGSLYDVPLPTHWGAIMVTLVLGAASFCALGVGVASLIKNSEAAPAVVQFIQFPLVFISGSYFPIHSEVLNNIAGLLPVKPFNDAMLAPFAQNSGYQWRDLAVLAAWGVIGALIAVRSFRWDPRPE